In the Persephonella hydrogeniphila genome, one interval contains:
- the typA gene encoding translational GTPase TypA: MKQTEKAVRTDIRNIAIIAHVDHGKTTLVDALLKQSGTFRENEEIDERIMDNIDLERERGITIMAKNTAIYYKGVKINIVDTPGHADFGGEVERTLKMVDGVILLVDAAEGPMPQTRFVLQKALEAGLTPLVVINKIDRSDARINQVIDEIYDLFIDLDATEEQLDFPIIYAIGKEGIAKEEPEDDSTDLRPLFEKIIDYMPPPQYDPGKPFQFLITSLDYDNYVGRLAVGRVFNGSVKVNQPVSVIKSNGNIKKGTVRAIYSYKGLKRVETKEAKAGDIIAIAGIDEINIGDTISDIENPEALPPIVVEEPTISMIFSVNDSPFAGKSGKFLTSRHLRDRLYKETLTNVAIRVEDTDNPEAFLVMGRGELQLSILAEMMRREGYEFQVSKPEVIVKEDKGQKLEPVERVLIDIPEEYIGVVTEKLGSRKGKMINMVNHGSGRIRLEFLIPSRGLIGYRSEFKTDTRGEGLINTIFDSWQPWSGDIKIRINGALVSDRKGVATPYAIYSLQDRGTFFIPPGTEVYEGMIVGEHNRDNDLWINVTREKKLTNVRAAANDENIKVTPHTEMDFERAMEWINEDELIEVTPDGVRIRKKNLRKP, encoded by the coding sequence TTGAAACAGACAGAAAAAGCAGTAAGAACAGATATAAGGAATATTGCTATTATCGCACATGTTGATCATGGAAAAACAACACTTGTAGATGCCCTTTTAAAACAGAGTGGAACTTTCAGAGAAAATGAAGAGATAGATGAAAGAATTATGGATAACATTGATCTTGAAAGGGAAAGGGGAATAACAATAATGGCGAAAAATACAGCCATTTATTACAAAGGAGTAAAAATAAACATCGTTGACACTCCCGGACACGCAGATTTTGGCGGTGAGGTAGAGAGAACACTTAAAATGGTTGATGGTGTAATTCTGCTTGTTGATGCAGCAGAAGGGCCTATGCCCCAGACAAGATTTGTTTTACAGAAAGCTCTTGAGGCAGGACTAACACCTCTTGTGGTCATTAATAAAATCGACAGATCTGATGCCAGAATAAATCAGGTTATAGATGAGATTTACGACCTGTTTATAGATTTAGATGCAACAGAAGAACAATTAGACTTCCCGATTATATATGCGATAGGTAAAGAAGGAATAGCAAAAGAAGAACCTGAAGATGATAGTACAGACTTAAGGCCTTTATTTGAAAAAATAATTGACTACATGCCTCCTCCCCAGTATGATCCGGGAAAGCCTTTCCAGTTTCTGATAACATCACTTGATTATGATAACTATGTAGGAAGGCTTGCAGTAGGTAGAGTTTTTAATGGAAGTGTAAAAGTAAACCAACCGGTTTCTGTTATAAAGTCTAACGGAAATATAAAAAAGGGTACTGTCAGAGCAATATACAGCTACAAAGGATTAAAAAGGGTTGAAACCAAAGAGGCAAAAGCAGGAGATATTATTGCTATTGCTGGCATAGATGAGATAAATATAGGAGATACCATCTCAGATATAGAAAATCCAGAGGCACTGCCTCCTATTGTTGTTGAAGAACCTACTATATCTATGATTTTTTCAGTAAATGACTCTCCATTTGCAGGAAAAAGCGGAAAATTCCTGACGTCAAGGCATCTAAGAGATAGACTTTATAAAGAAACATTAACAAATGTTGCTATAAGAGTAGAAGATACCGATAATCCCGAGGCATTTTTAGTAATGGGAAGGGGAGAGCTTCAGCTTTCAATTCTTGCTGAGATGATGAGAAGGGAAGGTTATGAGTTCCAGGTTTCAAAACCTGAGGTAATTGTGAAGGAGGATAAAGGTCAAAAACTTGAACCTGTTGAAAGAGTTCTTATCGATATACCAGAAGAGTATATAGGGGTGGTTACAGAAAAGTTAGGTTCCAGAAAAGGAAAGATGATAAATATGGTAAACCACGGAAGCGGAAGGATCAGGTTGGAGTTTCTAATACCTTCAAGGGGACTTATAGGATACAGATCAGAATTTAAAACAGATACAAGAGGAGAAGGGCTTATCAACACAATATTTGATAGCTGGCAGCCATGGTCAGGTGATATAAAAATAAGGATAAATGGGGCTCTTGTATCAGATAGAAAAGGTGTCGCTACACCTTATGCTATATACAGTCTTCAGGACAGAGGAACTTTTTTTATTCCTCCAGGAACTGAGGTATATGAAGGTATGATCGTGGGAGAGCATAACAGAGATAACGATCTGTGGATAAATGTAACAAGGGAGAAAAAGTTGACAAATGTAAGGGCAGCAGCAAATGACGAAAATATCAAAGTAACTCCACATACAGAGATGGATTTTGAAAGAGCTATGGAATGGATTAATGAAGACGAGCTAATAGAAGTAACACCTGATGGTGTAAGAATAAGAAAGAAAAATTTAAGAAAACCGTGA
- the uvrC gene encoding excinuclease ABC subunit UvrC yields the protein MRSVEMGELKKQIEKAPDKPGVYLFRNKEGKYIYIGKAKNLKSRLKGHLQNLKVDPKEQKIFEESSKIEWIITKSDYEAFVLESELIKQYKPKYNVRLKSGSGYPMLVITDDEYPTVLISRKYGEIKGDYFGPFLPARTARAMKDLIHKLFKLRTCDPMPKRNMVCFDYHLGLCSAPCVGKISKSDYRFDAKSAKAFLSGNVKKVIYQLYDKIEEYKEKMLFEKASVIRDQITAMENLIQKQEVLGLPFEEADIFYFHGKKVLFVVVRGHRIVGKNFLDFKEYGLYEDFYEQVLTEYYGKGNYIPEEVILNVDIKEKENISKWLSDKKGEKVSIKNSIPDEILSFINRNFNFTDISVLEKIFRETFGFELPDRIEGFDISTLQGNFTVGSCVVWESGDMNKKEYRRFKVKTVKGIDDYASLREVLYRRFKKYMDMETPPLVLIDGGKGQLKQGLIVKDALGIKNLRIFSIAKKEEILYTDDGKEINLYENQELLKLFTKIRDEAHRFAVSYNRRLREKEGLKEVLDRIEGVGKKRKEILYRTYKTVDRIAEAPIEELKKLGIPEKVAQNIKRYLG from the coding sequence TTGCGCTCTGTAGAGATGGGAGAGCTAAAAAAACAGATAGAAAAAGCCCCTGACAAACCGGGAGTTTATCTGTTTAGGAATAAAGAAGGAAAGTATATATACATAGGAAAAGCTAAAAATCTAAAAAGCAGACTGAAAGGACATCTGCAAAATCTTAAGGTAGATCCGAAAGAACAAAAAATATTTGAAGAAAGCTCAAAGATAGAATGGATAATAACAAAATCAGATTATGAAGCATTTGTTCTTGAAAGTGAACTGATAAAACAGTACAAACCAAAATACAACGTTCGACTTAAATCAGGTTCAGGATACCCTATGCTTGTTATTACGGATGACGAGTATCCAACAGTCTTGATAAGCAGAAAATACGGTGAGATAAAAGGAGACTACTTTGGTCCTTTTCTTCCTGCAAGAACAGCAAGGGCTATGAAAGATCTTATACATAAACTTTTTAAATTAAGAACATGCGATCCTATGCCTAAAAGAAATATGGTATGTTTTGATTACCATCTGGGGCTCTGCTCAGCTCCGTGTGTTGGAAAAATCTCAAAATCTGATTACAGATTCGATGCAAAATCTGCAAAGGCTTTTCTTTCTGGAAATGTAAAAAAGGTTATATACCAGCTTTACGACAAGATAGAAGAGTACAAGGAAAAAATGCTTTTTGAGAAGGCTTCAGTGATTAGAGATCAGATTACAGCCATGGAAAATCTTATTCAGAAACAGGAAGTTTTGGGACTTCCATTTGAAGAAGCCGATATATTTTATTTTCATGGGAAAAAAGTACTTTTCGTAGTGGTTAGAGGACACAGGATAGTAGGTAAAAACTTTCTTGATTTTAAAGAGTACGGATTATATGAAGACTTTTACGAGCAAGTATTAACCGAATACTACGGAAAAGGAAATTACATTCCAGAGGAAGTAATACTTAATGTTGATATAAAGGAGAAAGAAAACATCTCAAAATGGCTTTCTGATAAAAAAGGAGAAAAAGTAAGCATCAAAAATAGTATTCCTGATGAGATTCTAAGCTTTATAAACAGAAATTTCAACTTTACAGACATTTCTGTTCTGGAAAAGATTTTCAGAGAAACTTTTGGTTTTGAACTTCCTGACAGGATTGAAGGATTTGATATTTCTACTCTTCAAGGAAACTTTACTGTTGGTTCGTGTGTTGTATGGGAAAGTGGAGATATGAACAAAAAAGAGTACAGAAGATTCAAAGTGAAAACTGTAAAGGGAATTGATGATTATGCATCCTTAAGGGAAGTTCTTTACAGAAGGTTTAAGAAATACATGGATATGGAAACTCCCCCTCTTGTTCTGATTGATGGAGGAAAAGGTCAGTTGAAACAGGGATTGATTGTTAAAGATGCACTTGGTATAAAAAATCTGAGGATTTTCTCAATAGCAAAAAAAGAAGAGATACTCTATACAGACGATGGAAAAGAGATAAATCTGTACGAAAATCAGGAGCTTTTAAAGCTATTTACAAAAATAAGAGATGAAGCTCATAGATTTGCTGTTTCTTACAATAGAAGATTGAGAGAAAAAGAAGGACTGAAAGAGGTTTTAGACAGAATTGAAGGTGTCGGAAAGAAAAGAAAGGAAATATTGTACAGAACATATAAAACTGTTGACAGAATTGCAGAAGCTCCAATTGAAGAACTAAAAAAATTAGGGATACCTGAAAAGGTAGCCCAGAATATAAAAAGGTATCTCGGTTAG
- a CDS encoding C39 family peptidase — translation MAKGKVFIFFSAFFLFLVSPGLFPGHAFYIKAQEKTALVPIIIGNNFGKVYIRPKVKPLNEIKMKNIVRQKLDFSCGSATVATIFKYYLGLDVTEEQVINGLFKVGNVKKIIKRKGFSLLDIKKLAVALGYKVAGYKVDLKELASLNKPAIVSINLGNYKHFVIFKGVKNGRVFLSDPSRGNTVMSAGDFEKVWYKNIALVIFPKDEKAKFGISDEELNYIKSDFMRQSIYRQILPGYKTFSDF, via the coding sequence ATGGCTAAGGGAAAAGTATTCATATTTTTTTCAGCTTTTTTTCTTTTCCTTGTATCCCCCGGTCTTTTCCCTGGCCATGCTTTTTATATAAAAGCCCAGGAAAAAACAGCTTTAGTTCCTATTATTATCGGTAACAACTTTGGTAAAGTTTACATAAGGCCGAAAGTAAAACCTCTCAATGAGATAAAAATGAAAAATATAGTCAGGCAGAAGTTAGATTTTAGCTGTGGTTCTGCAACGGTTGCTACCATTTTTAAATATTACCTTGGTCTCGATGTAACTGAAGAACAAGTGATTAACGGTCTTTTCAAAGTTGGAAATGTCAAAAAAATCATAAAAAGAAAAGGGTTTTCTTTACTGGATATAAAAAAATTAGCTGTAGCTCTCGGTTATAAGGTTGCAGGTTATAAGGTAGATCTGAAAGAGCTTGCGAGTCTTAACAAACCTGCTATCGTTTCTATCAATTTAGGAAATTATAAACATTTTGTGATTTTTAAGGGAGTAAAAAATGGCAGAGTGTTTTTATCCGATCCCTCAAGAGGAAATACAGTGATGTCAGCAGGAGATTTTGAAAAAGTATGGTACAAAAATATAGCACTTGTGATTTTCCCGAAGGATGAAAAAGCAAAATTTGGTATATCTGATGAAGAGCTCAACTATATAAAATCAGATTTCATGAGGCAATCGATATACAGGCAGATATTGCCAGGATACAAAACTTTTAGTGATTTTTAG
- a CDS encoding sigma-54 interaction domain-containing protein, producing the protein MRLSPRVPFNREIYIDCQKELVPVKAENLSLLGIKIKDNLDRCLEEEIVVILELENSVSLRGKVARDELKEHVIVFFEAPEVIASTVGKYLTVKIYQSGRCPFCHKIIENSEKYCKKCGMFFDYTKPEIVRFIRDFKVGKVFYELLVETSKELEENKEFIGVSQAIKQVFALIRKYATNDYPVLIVGETGTGKELTAKAIHERSKRADKPFVVVNCAAIPENLLEAELFGYEKGAFTDAHKRKIGKIEYANGGTLFLDEIGDMPMNMQAKLLRFLEDLSFSRIGGNETIYADVRIIAATNVDLEKAVEEGRFREDLFYRLNVLTIKIPPLRERKEDILPLAKYFLIKHSREVEKKIKGFTKKAEEKLINYPWPGNVRELINTIRKAVVLSEGEYITDKDLDIKEKNSTYTSYCFSTQSLNLKENIEKLEEDLLKQAFIVSKGNISKMAKLLGISRPKVYSLMEKHKIGEVHN; encoded by the coding sequence ATGCGACTATCTCCACGGGTTCCATTTAACAGAGAAATCTACATTGATTGTCAAAAGGAATTAGTTCCTGTAAAAGCTGAAAATCTCTCTTTATTAGGTATTAAAATAAAGGATAACCTTGATAGATGTCTTGAAGAAGAAATTGTTGTTATTTTAGAGTTAGAAAATAGCGTTTCTCTTAGGGGGAAAGTTGCCAGAGATGAACTAAAAGAACATGTGATCGTTTTTTTTGAAGCTCCAGAGGTTATCGCTTCTACAGTGGGAAAATACCTTACAGTAAAAATATACCAGAGTGGAAGATGTCCTTTCTGTCACAAAATTATTGAAAATTCTGAAAAGTACTGCAAGAAATGTGGGATGTTTTTTGATTACACAAAACCGGAAATAGTTCGGTTTATCCGTGATTTTAAAGTGGGCAAAGTCTTTTATGAACTTCTTGTTGAGACATCAAAAGAGCTTGAAGAAAATAAAGAGTTTATCGGTGTAAGTCAGGCTATTAAACAGGTTTTTGCCCTTATAAGAAAATATGCCACAAATGATTACCCTGTTCTCATAGTAGGAGAAACAGGAACAGGCAAAGAGTTAACAGCAAAAGCCATACATGAAAGGAGCAAAAGGGCAGATAAACCCTTTGTGGTTGTAAACTGTGCAGCAATTCCTGAGAATCTTCTTGAAGCAGAACTTTTCGGATACGAAAAAGGGGCTTTTACAGATGCCCATAAGAGAAAAATAGGAAAAATAGAGTATGCAAATGGAGGAACATTATTCCTTGATGAGATTGGAGATATGCCTATGAATATGCAGGCTAAACTCCTTAGATTTCTGGAAGATCTTTCTTTTTCAAGGATTGGCGGGAATGAAACCATATACGCAGATGTAAGAATAATAGCTGCAACAAATGTTGATCTTGAAAAAGCTGTTGAAGAAGGGAGATTCAGAGAGGATCTGTTTTACCGGTTGAATGTTTTGACTATAAAGATACCTCCCCTTAGAGAAAGAAAAGAAGATATACTTCCCCTTGCAAAATATTTCCTCATTAAGCATTCAAGGGAGGTAGAGAAAAAGATAAAAGGATTTACAAAAAAAGCTGAAGAAAAGCTGATAAATTACCCCTGGCCGGGCAATGTAAGAGAGCTGATAAACACAATAAGAAAGGCTGTTGTTCTCTCAGAAGGAGAATATATAACAGATAAAGACCTTGATATAAAAGAAAAAAACAGCACATATACCTCTTACTGTTTCTCTACACAGTCTTTAAATCTAAAAGAAAATATAGAAAAACTTGAAGAGGATCTTCTCAAACAGGCTTTTATAGTCTCAAAGGGAAATATCTCAAAAATGGCAAAACTCCTCGGTATAAGCAGACCAAAGGTCTACTCACTGATGGAGAAGCATAAAATAGGAGAAGTCCATAACTAA
- a CDS encoding DUF445 domain-containing protein, translating to MENLLHYILPPVLGAFIGYITNYLAIKMLFRPFKEKRVFGIKIPFTPGLIPKRREEIAVAIAKTIEQHLLTKEKLHRLFEESGYKDRLKARIEIILDQMIDEIFSDIQTALREGVSLGKLNIKTTVIAVAFEKFIEKAGDKIKEKLKNKMLEKASDSIEKNIEEELPIILSQLNIRKMVVDTFMDMDIETLEKIVLGFSEKQLKHITYTGAVLGFLIGAFQTVYLLLT from the coding sequence ATGGAAAATTTATTACATTACATACTTCCACCTGTTTTGGGAGCTTTTATAGGATATATAACAAACTACCTCGCCATAAAGATGCTTTTTAGACCCTTTAAAGAGAAAAGAGTTTTTGGCATAAAAATTCCTTTCACTCCCGGTCTTATACCTAAAAGAAGGGAAGAGATTGCAGTTGCTATAGCAAAAACAATAGAACAGCATCTTTTAACAAAAGAAAAACTTCACAGATTATTTGAGGAAAGTGGATACAAAGACAGACTGAAAGCAAGAATAGAGATAATACTTGACCAGATGATAGATGAGATATTTTCAGACATCCAGACGGCACTGAGAGAGGGAGTATCCCTTGGAAAGCTAAATATAAAGACAACAGTAATTGCGGTAGCATTTGAAAAATTTATTGAGAAAGCAGGGGACAAGATAAAAGAAAAATTGAAAAATAAGATGTTAGAAAAAGCATCAGACAGCATAGAAAAAAATATCGAAGAAGAACTTCCAATAATTCTATCTCAGCTTAATATAAGAAAAATGGTTGTGGACACATTTATGGATATGGACATAGAAACCTTAGAAAAGATAGTTCTTGGATTTTCAGAAAAGCAACTGAAACATATCACATATACAGGGGCTGTTCTTGGATTTCTAATCGGGGCTTTTCAAACGGTTTATTTACTATTAACTTAA
- a CDS encoding ABC transporter permease, whose protein sequence is MKELVYYIKKNRFAYVSLYILGILYFLAIFADFIAPYPYDIQHRDTPYHPPTQIHFFDERGKFHIRPFVYRYELVDPVFKRYKIDYSTKYPIYFFVRGDKHYLLGIIPTDLHLFGVKEGKIFLLGADHLGRDIFSRLLYGGRVSLSIGIVGVLVSFTIGAIIGGISGYFGGRIDNILMRISEIVMSFPGFYLMLALRAVFPITLSSVQVYFLIVIILSFIGWAGLARVIRGMVLSIREQEFVLAAKSYGASSFRIITRHIIPNTFSYLLIAATLSIPGYILGESALSLLGLGIQEPYSSWGNMLAAARSISAISQYPWILSPGIAIFITILAFNLLGDALRDALDPKLRKTL, encoded by the coding sequence ATGAAGGAACTTGTCTATTATATAAAGAAAAATAGATTTGCTTATGTTTCACTGTATATTCTGGGAATTCTTTATTTTCTTGCTATCTTTGCTGATTTCATCGCACCTTATCCATATGACATACAGCACAGAGATACCCCTTACCACCCTCCTACACAGATACATTTTTTTGATGAAAGGGGAAAATTCCATATAAGGCCTTTTGTTTACAGATACGAGCTTGTAGATCCTGTATTCAAAAGGTACAAAATTGATTATTCTACAAAATATCCGATATATTTCTTTGTCAGAGGGGATAAACATTATCTGCTTGGGATAATTCCTACAGATTTACATCTTTTTGGAGTAAAAGAAGGAAAAATATTTCTCCTTGGGGCTGATCATCTTGGAAGAGATATATTCTCAAGACTTTTGTATGGAGGAAGAGTATCCCTTTCTATCGGGATAGTTGGAGTCCTTGTTTCTTTCACTATAGGCGCAATTATAGGAGGGATATCAGGTTATTTTGGCGGGAGAATCGATAATATCCTGATGAGAATATCTGAGATAGTTATGTCTTTTCCGGGATTTTATCTTATGCTTGCCCTAAGAGCTGTATTTCCTATCACTCTATCTTCTGTTCAGGTGTACTTTCTTATTGTGATAATACTGTCGTTTATCGGGTGGGCAGGACTTGCAAGGGTCATAAGAGGAATGGTTCTTTCTATAAGAGAGCAGGAGTTTGTCCTTGCTGCAAAATCCTACGGAGCTTCCTCCTTCAGGATAATAACAAGACATATAATACCTAACACCTTTTCCTACCTTTTGATTGCAGCTACACTTTCCATCCCTGGGTATATCCTTGGCGAAAGTGCTTTATCTCTCCTTGGGCTCGGTATTCAGGAACCTTATTCAAGCTGGGGCAATATGCTTGCAGCTGCAAGGAGCATATCTGCAATATCACAGTATCCGTGGATCTTATCTCCCGGTATAGCAATATTCATAACAATACTTGCCTTTAATCTCCTTGGGGACGCCCTTAGAGACGCCCTTGATCCTAAACTGAGAAAAACACTGTAA
- a CDS encoding ABC transporter permease produces MFLYVIRRLIQMIPLVIGITFISFLIIQLAPGNYLDQLKMNPQISKETLKELERAYGLDKPLLVQYFKWLVNALKFDLGYSFSYHVPVLELIKERVGNTLFLSITSAVLAWGLAVPLGIWAALNPNRWIDKFIQLFSFTFMSIPNFFLAFLLLFVAVKTGIFPTGGATSPDYDQLSIWGKIADRLWHVSLPAFVLAIGSLAGLVRLVRSAMIESLQSEYVMFARARGLPEKEVIYKHALKNALNPFITLLGFEIASLLSGAALIEIIVNWPGMGMLMLDAVLAQDLYLVMGGLYIGAIMLIIGNLIADILLAKLDPRVRQREIEGVLK; encoded by the coding sequence TTGTTTTTATACGTAATAAGAAGACTTATTCAGATGATACCTCTTGTTATAGGAATAACATTTATATCATTCTTGATTATTCAGCTTGCTCCGGGAAATTACCTTGATCAGCTTAAAATGAACCCCCAGATATCCAAAGAAACATTAAAAGAGTTAGAAAGGGCTTATGGACTTGATAAACCTTTACTTGTCCAGTACTTTAAATGGCTTGTAAATGCTTTAAAATTTGATCTGGGATACTCTTTCAGCTACCATGTTCCTGTTTTAGAGCTGATAAAAGAGAGGGTTGGCAATACCCTTTTCTTATCTATAACATCTGCTGTTCTGGCTTGGGGACTTGCTGTTCCTCTGGGTATATGGGCTGCTTTAAATCCAAACAGATGGATAGACAAATTTATCCAGCTTTTTTCCTTTACATTTATGTCCATACCAAACTTTTTTCTTGCCTTTCTGCTTCTTTTTGTTGCTGTAAAAACAGGTATATTTCCTACCGGTGGAGCTACATCCCCTGATTATGATCAGCTAAGCATATGGGGTAAAATTGCCGACAGATTATGGCATGTTTCCCTTCCGGCTTTTGTTCTTGCCATCGGTTCCCTTGCGGGGCTTGTAAGACTTGTAAGAAGTGCTATGATTGAATCCCTCCAGTCTGAGTATGTTATGTTTGCAAGGGCAAGGGGTTTACCAGAAAAGGAGGTTATATATAAACATGCATTAAAAAATGCACTAAACCCGTTTATTACACTTTTAGGTTTTGAGATAGCAAGTCTTCTATCTGGAGCTGCACTTATTGAAATCATAGTAAACTGGCCGGGGATGGGGATGCTTATGCTTGATGCTGTTCTGGCACAGGATCTGTATCTCGTCATGGGGGGTTTATACATAGGTGCTATTATGCTTATAATAGGAAATCTTATAGCTGATATACTACTTGCAAAACTTGACCCGAGGGTCAGGCAGAGGGAGATAGAGGGGGTATTAAAATAA
- a CDS encoding transporter has product MDTKKYTGLFILFFLLFFNSFSSEVEKAKEILKKGKKEQYEESLTQFDRGYILLKKRQFEIENSFSYVYYSANQIYLSSFAILDPIFLTLGEFGIENARRHIFQYGLIFRYGLTDYIQTEINIPFIYRHERYSVVGTNKGESTADDYGLGDISLALSVQPLKETKSRPALIVSLAFKTKTGKSPFDLDDPKKDLPTGSGYYAVKGGINLIKSIDPVVIFGGIAYSYNMPESVGKIYTVRTESGTQSARLDKFYPGDTVSLNLGFAYALSYNFSINFQFAQDYTFTSQSEVDGKKSDVNNSTMNSAMLKLGTGWALSNRYSLNVALSMGLTDDAPDYVLEFRLPVRF; this is encoded by the coding sequence ATGGATACAAAAAAATATACAGGATTGTTTATCTTATTTTTCCTGCTTTTTTTCAATTCTTTTTCTTCCGAGGTCGAAAAAGCAAAAGAAATCCTGAAGAAAGGAAAAAAAGAACAGTATGAAGAATCCCTCACCCAGTTTGATAGGGGATATATCCTTCTGAAAAAAAGACAGTTTGAGATAGAAAACAGCTTTTCCTACGTATATTACTCTGCTAATCAGATATACCTCAGCAGTTTTGCGATACTTGATCCGATTTTTCTTACACTGGGGGAGTTTGGTATAGAAAATGCAAGAAGACACATATTTCAGTACGGACTAATTTTCCGGTACGGATTAACAGATTACATTCAAACAGAGATAAATATTCCATTTATATACAGACATGAGAGATATTCTGTTGTCGGAACAAACAAGGGAGAGTCAACAGCAGATGATTACGGTCTGGGAGATATATCTCTGGCTTTATCTGTTCAACCTTTAAAAGAGACAAAAAGCAGACCTGCTCTCATTGTATCTCTCGCTTTCAAAACAAAAACAGGGAAAAGTCCGTTTGATCTTGATGATCCCAAAAAAGATCTGCCAACAGGTAGTGGTTATTATGCAGTTAAAGGAGGTATAAATCTGATTAAAAGTATAGATCCTGTGGTGATCTTTGGAGGTATTGCTTACTCCTACAATATGCCTGAAAGTGTTGGCAAGATATACACTGTAAGAACAGAAAGTGGAACACAGTCTGCCAGACTTGATAAGTTTTATCCCGGTGATACAGTAAGTCTAAATCTCGGATTTGCTTATGCCCTTTCATACAACTTTTCTATTAACTTCCAGTTTGCACAGGATTACACATTTACATCTCAGAGTGAAGTGGATGGCAAAAAGTCGGATGTTAACAATTCCACTATGAACTCTGCAATGTTAAAACTCGGAACAGGATGGGCTTTATCAAACCGTTACTCGTTAAATGTAGCTCTTTCTATGGGTCTGACAGATGATGCACCTGATTATGTCTTAGAGTTTAGGTTACCTGTAAGATTTTAG